In Quercus robur chromosome 11, dhQueRobu3.1, whole genome shotgun sequence, the following proteins share a genomic window:
- the LOC126705603 gene encoding U3 small nucleolar RNA-associated protein 21 homolog, whose translation MGIFEPYRAIGYITSGVPFSVQRLGTETFVTVSVGKAFQVYNCAKLTLVLVGPQLGKKIRALASYRDYTFAAYGNEIAVVRRAHQVATWSAHNAKVNSLLLFGEHVLSVDVEGNMFIWAFKGIDQPSAPVGHIMLDDKFSPSCIVHPDTYLNKVLLGSQEGSLQLWNISTKKKIYEFKGWNSSISSCVSSPALDVIAVGCADGKIHVLNIRYDEELVTFSHSTRGAVTALSFSTDGQPLLASGGSSGVISIWNLEKRRLQSVIREAHDCSIISLHFFANEPVLMSSSADNSIKMWIFDTSDGDPRLLRFRSGHSAPPLCIRFYANGRHILSAGQDRAFRLFSVIQDQQSRELSQRHVSKRAKKLRVKEEEIKLKPVIAFDCAEIRERDWCNVVTCHMDTAQAYVWRLQNFVLGEHILNPCPENPTPVKACAISACGNFAVLGTAGGWIERFNLQSGISRGSYLDMSERRSCAHDGEVIGVACDSTNTLMISAGYSGDIKVWDFKGRELKSKWEIGCSVVKIVYHRSNGLLATVADDLIIRLFDVVALRMVRKFEGHTDRITDLCFSEDGKWLLSSSMDGSLRIWDVILARQIDALQVDVSITALCLSPNMDVLATTHVDQNGVYLWVNQAMFSGASNVDSYASGKEVVSVKLPSVSSMESSQVEDSDKAVVNHLESKEASFTTPDQQIPDLVTLSLLPKSQWQSLINLDIIKVRNKPIEPPKKPEKAPFFLPSVPSLSGEILFNPSKTANEEKDTKVNEVENKRRESDMPPSQFLQHLQSSMEMKNFSAFTDYIKGLSPSTLDMELRMLQIIDDDDDQQEPDERPELFSIELLLDYFIHEISCRNNFEFIQAVIRLFLKIHGETIRRQSRLQDKARKLLDIQSTVWQGVDKLFQSARCMVTFLSNSQF comes from the exons ATGGGAATATTCGAACCGTACAGAGCGATTGGATACATAACTAGCGGCGTCCCCTTCTCCGTTCAACGTTTAGGCACCGAAACCTTCGTCACCGTCAGCGTCGGCAAAGCTTTTCAAGTCTACAac TGCGCCAAGCTTACTCTGGTTCTCGTCG GTCCTCAATTGGGCAAGAAGATCCGTGCTCTTGCTTCGTATCGCGACTACACATTCGCGGCATACGGGAATGAGATTGCGGTTGTTAGGCGTGCTCACCAG GTAGCAACTTGGAGTGCGCATAACGCTAAAGTCAATTCGTTGCTGTTGTTTGGAGAACATGTCCTTAGTGTTGATGTGGAAGGTAACATGTTCATATGGGCATTTAAAGGAATTGACCAGCCTTCTGCTCCTGTTGGACACATCATGCTAGATGATAAATTTAGTCCTAGCTGTATAGTGCATCCAGACACCTACTTGAATAAG GTTCTTCTTGGGAGCCAGGAAGGTTCTTTGCAGCTTTGGAACATtagcacaaagaaaaaaatttatgagttCAAGGGATGGAACTCGTCTATATCTAGTTGTGTTTCATCACCAGCACTTGATGTCATTGCAGTCGGCTGTGCTGATGGAAAGATTCATGTTCTCAACATTCGCTATGATGAAGAGTTGGTTACCTTCTCGCATTCTACACGGGGTGCTGTTACAGCCTTATCTTTTAGCACAG ATGGACAGCCTCTTCTAGCATCTGGAGGCTCATCTGGTGTCATTAGCATATGGAATCTTGAGAAGAGAAGGCTCCAATCAGTCATACGAGAGGCTCATGATTGTTCGATAATTTCACTGCATTTTTTTGCTAATGAGCCTGTCTTAATGAGTTCATCAGCAGACAATTCTATTAAA atgtggatttttgacacaagtgATGGAGATCCCCGTCTTCTGCGCTTTCGAAGTGGACATAGTGCTCCTCCACTTTGCATAAG ATTTTATGCAAATGGGAGGCACATTCTATCAGCTGGGCAGGATCGTGCCTTTCGCCTTTTCTCTGTAATTCAG GATCAGCAAAGTAGGGAGCTTTCTCAACGTCATGTATCTAAGCGAGCCAAGAAACTGAGGGTGAAG GAAGAAGAGATAAAATTGAAGCCTGTTATTGCATTCGATTGTG CTGAAATCAGAGAGCGGGATTGGTGCAATGTGGTAACATGTCATATGGATACTGCTCAGGCTTATGTGTGGAGACTTCAAAACTTTGTTCTCGGTGAACATATTCTAAATCCATGTCCAGAAAATCCAACACCTGTTAAG GCCTGTGCAATCAGTGCATGTGGCAATTTTGCTGTGTTAGGGACAGCAGGTGGTTGGATTGAGCGATTCAACCTTCAATCAGGAATCAGCCGTGGCAGCTACCTGGACATGTCAGAAAGAAGAAGCTGTGCCCATGATGGGGAAGTGATTGGAGTTGCTTGTGATTCAACAAATACCCTCATGATAAGTGCAGGATATAGTGGAGATATAAAG GTATGGGATTTCAAGGGACGTGAACTAAAATCCAAATGGGAAATTGGTTGTTCTGTTGTTAAGATTGTTTACCATCGCTCTAATG GTCTATTGGCTACTGTGGCAGATGATTTAATTATCCGCTTGTTTGATGTTGTGGCGTTAAGAATGGTTCGTAAATTTGAAGGTCATACGGATCGCATTACAGATTTGTGTTTCAGTGAGGATGGGAAATGGCTCTTGTCATCCAGCATGGATGGAAGTCTTCGAATCTGGGATGTTATCTTAGCAAGACAGATAGATGCACTACAGGTTGATGTGTCTATCACAGCGTTGTGTCTGTCACCCAATATGGATGTTTTAGCAACTACCCATGTTGATCAAAATGGGGTATACCTATG GGTAAATCAGGCAATGTTTTCTGGAGCTTCAAATGTTGATTCTTATGCAAGTGGAAAAGAAGTTGTGAGCGTTAAGCTGCCATCTGTCTCTTCGATGGAAAGTTCTCAAGTTGAGGATTCTGATAAGGCCGTTGTGAACCACTTAGAGTCCAAGGAAGCTTCTTTTACTACTCCAGATCAGCAAATCCCGGATCTAGTTACTCTTTCATTACTGCCAAAGAGTCAGTGGCAGAGTTTGATCAATCTAGATATCATAAAG GTTCGTAATAAACCAATAGAGCCTCCAAAGAAACCCGAAAAGGCTCCTTTCTTCTTGCCTTCTGTTCCATCTCTCTCAGGAGAAATATTGTTTAACCCTAGTAAGACAGCAAATGAGGAGAAGGATACTAAGGTTAATGAGGTGGAAAACAAGAGGAGGGAATCTGATATGCCACCATCCCAATTTTTGCAACATCTTCAGTCCTCTATGGAGATGAAAAATT TTTCAGCATTTACTGATTATATTAAAGGTTTATCTCCATCAACTTTGGACATGGAACTTCGAATGCTTCAAATtatagatgatgatgatgatcagCAAGAACCAGATGAAAGACCAGAGTTGTTTTCAATAGAACTACTTTTGGATTACTTTATACATGAGATTTCCTGCAGAAACAATTTTGAGTTCATTCAAGCTGTCATCAGGTTGTTTCTGAAG ATTCATGGTGAAACAATTAGGCGTCAGTCAAGATTACAGGATAAGGCAAGGAAGCTTCTTGATATTCAAAGCACAGTATGGCAAGGAGTAGATAAATTGTTCCAAAGTGCTAGATGTATGGTCACTTTTCTTAGCAATTCACAATTTTAG